A part of Octopus sinensis linkage group LG7, ASM634580v1, whole genome shotgun sequence genomic DNA contains:
- the LOC115213878 gene encoding zinc finger protein 678-like: MDWQVGSKHNDVSTDTQEDIGEDLHSCDVCEKLFTKKDLRQHKLTHSPPILYQCEVCNEKFSSVSVLAEHKEIHAGGKNFQCYICDGIFSTITDLSSHKCTNTRERPYNCDICGKTFSRSGHLQAHKRIHIHGRPYKCDICGAKFSRGGNLTAHKNLHRGSITYDCEECGRQFNQICHLSRHKRVHSGEKPFQCDICKERFSRSDGLTQHKRTHRKKKK; this comes from the coding sequence ATGGATTGGCAAGTAGGATCAAAACATAATGATGTGTCTACTGATACACAGGAAGATATAGGAGAGGATTTACACTCTTGTGATGTATGTGAGAAGTTATTCACAAAAAAAGATCTACGTCAGCATAAATTGACTCATTCACCCCCCATATTATACCAGTGTGAAGTGTGTAATGAAAAATTCTCTAGTGTCAGTGTGTTAGCTGAACACAAAGAAATCCATGCAGGAGGAAAAAATTTTCAATGTTATATTTGCGATGGCATATTTTCCACAATAACAGATTTATCTTCTCACAAATGTACCAACACAAGAGAAAGGCCATacaactgtgatatttgtggcaaaaCATTTTCTAGAAGTGGTCATTTGCAAGCTCACAAACGAATCCACATCCATGGAAGACCATACAAATGTGATATATGTGGTGCAAAATTTTCTAGAGGTGGTAATTTGACTGCACACAAAAATCTTCATAGAGGATCAATAACATATGACTGTGAAGAATGTGGAAGACAATTCAATCAAATCTGTCATTTGTCTCGACACAAACGTGTTCACTCTGGGGAAAAGCCATTccagtgtgatatctgtaaagAAAGATTTTCCAGAAGTGATGGTTTAACTCAACACAAACGCAcccacagaaaaaagaaaaaatag